From the Sinorhizobium garamanticum genome, one window contains:
- a CDS encoding co-chaperone GroES, with amino-acid sequence MTFRPLHDRILVRRIEAEEKTAGGIIIPDTAKEKPQEGEVVAAGPGARDDSGQLRPLDVKVGDRILFGKWSGTEIKLNGEDLLIMKESDVMGVIEVDAAARNAA; translated from the coding sequence ATGACATTCCGTCCCTTGCATGACCGTATCCTGGTTCGCCGCATCGAGGCCGAGGAAAAAACGGCCGGCGGCATCATCATCCCAGACACGGCGAAGGAAAAACCACAGGAGGGTGAGGTCGTTGCCGCCGGTCCTGGTGCGCGCGACGACAGCGGGCAACTGCGACCGCTGGATGTGAAAGTGGGGGATCGCATTCTGTTTGGCAAATGGTCGGGCACCGAGATCAAGCTCAATGGCGAGGATCTCCTGATCATGAAGGAATCTGACGTGATGGGCGTGATCGAGGTCGACGCCGCAGCGAGAAACGCAGCCTAG